CGACAAAATTGAGGCAGAAACAAATATAAAAATGATATGTCCAATTCTTCGCTTCTTCATAGAGCGGAGTAAAGTAGAACAGAGGCACGTAATCCAGAGAGTCTGCCCAAAAGCAAATCCAAAATTTAAGGTATTCTCTCCCGCCGACTATCGGTCATTGATGGAAGTAAAAAAGGACGTTTTTGATTGGCTCGATACAATCGGCGATGCCGTAGCGGTTAAACCAGATGCACCGGCAACAGGGAAAGGTGTAGGGGTCTGGGGAGATCACTTTAAATCTAGAGAGGAGATGTTTGAAAAGTTCTTCCTTCCGAATTTCGAGAAGGGTTCGGTAATCATTGAGGAAAAATTGGATGGTGAGGAGTTTTCTTTGCAGTTCTTGACAGATGGAAAGCATATAGTCCCAACACCTGCCGTTAGAGATTACAAAAGATCGTTTGACTGGGATAAGGGCCCAAACACCGGGGGGATGGGCTCTTACAAAAGTATAGGAGAAATTTTACCTTTCATGGATGACGAGGATTGGAAGGGGGCAATCAAAATAGGAAAACTTGTACACGATTCTCTAGCTGGTCCATCGGGAAATCCAAATTTGCGCGGGATAATGTATTTTGGTTTCATAGCAACAGCAGATGGTGTGAAGGTCTTGGAAATTAACAGCAGGTGGGGAGACCCAGAAGTTATGAACATCTTACCAATTCTTATCGATGACTTCGTCGAAGTTTGCTACAGGATGATAGATGGAAACCTTCAACCTCTTCGCTTTCAGGAGAAAGCCACGGTCGTGACTTATGCTGTTCCACTCGATTATGGTGGCTATGCGAAATATTCTGGACCAAAACCGGTGAATTTATCGGAGGCCGAAAAGCTTCGTGAGAAATATGGTGATAACATACGAATATATCCCGGTTCGATGGAAGTCAGGGAAAATCAGACATTTGCCCTTTCCTCTAGAACTGTTGCGGTAGTTGGAATCGCGGAGAGCCTAGAAGAAGCAAGAGAAATTTCGCTGGAGGGCATAAGAAAAATCGATGGTCCTCTCAGACATCGAGAAGACATCGCTCTACCAGAACACATACAGAGAAGCATCACACACATGCGAAAGCTGAGGTTTCAGACCTCGTAGATTCTGCCGGTCTCTTTTTCTCCTCGGCTCAGTTTAGCCTTCACTTCATCGGCCAGTTTTTGAGCCAGAGGTGTGGGATATCTGCATGTTAGGCAACCCAAGCAAAGCTCGTTTTCCTTAAAATTAGTTGCTTTTATGAAGTTTTCCATTGATTGATATCTCACACCGTCAGCTCCAATCGATTTTGCTATCCCCTCTTCGTCAAATTTATAGCCAATCAGTTCGGAAAAAGTTGCCATGTCTATTCCGTAGAAGCAGGGTGAAATTATCCTCGGAAATGTAACATACATGTAAACCTCTTTGGCTCCGGCGCGTCTTATCTTCTTGACAATGCGTCTTGAAGTATCTCCCCGGACAATGCTATCCTCAACCACTCCTACTCGTTTTCCGGCAATTTCATTGATTATGTTTAGTTTTTTGTTTATTATCATATCTCTCTCTTCTTCTCGGGATATGAAAGCTCTGTCTGTCAGATATCTGTGTTTTCGTAGAGATCGCTCCCAACGAATTCCCGTTTCCGCATGCATTCCGTAGGCAGCATCATCGGCTGTCTCTGGAATTGATACGATCACGTCGATTTTTTCTCTTATGTCGGGGTTTTCTTTTGCAAGGTTCCTCCCAAACTCTTCCCGTATCTTGTAAACCGGCTTGCAACCTTCACGCAAAATAGAATCAGGCCTTGCGAAGTAAGCAAACTCAAAAGCACAGAAGGCTCTTTTACCAACATCACAGATTTTCTCAACTCGAATGGTATCTTTTGAAACGATGAAAAG
This region of Candidatus Hadarchaeales archaeon genomic DNA includes:
- a CDS encoding amidophosphoribosyltransferase yields the protein MSNTISEACGVFGVYCFNSKSAAPYLYWGLIAQNHRGHHSYGFLTYNGNFHQYHDLGLLPPSRAPVTKLILRKLKGNVGVGHVRYATAGKDTPYWLRKDAQPCVLKSGRTKIAIAYNGNLVNSKQLRKDLKSEFGNLSSSSDAELIGRKILFELRKKKDLVDAVQRCMTDIEGAFSVAGMTGEGELFFFRDPLGIRPLCYGMNESEEIIAVSSESVGLDINDFQFWGEVKPGELFIVSKDTIRVEKICDVGKRAFCAFEFAYFARPDSILREGCKPVYKIREEFGRNLAKENPDIREKIDVIVSIPETADDAAYGMHAETGIRWERSLRKHRYLTDRAFISREEERDMIINKKLNIINEIAGKRVGVVEDSIVRGDTSRRIVKKIRRAGAKEVYMYVTFPRIISPCFYGIDMATFSELIGYKFDEEGIAKSIGADGVRYQSMENFIKATNFKENELCLGCLTCRYPTPLAQKLADEVKAKLSRGEKETGRIYEV